In Nyctibius grandis isolate bNycGra1 chromosome 6, bNycGra1.pri, whole genome shotgun sequence, a single genomic region encodes these proteins:
- the CLDN23 gene encoding claudin-23 produces MRTPTAMIVGLVLCPCGLLLTLTGTLAPNWRQVSLVPDQPIDLILEQGIWDMCRERQSSHDRLCGQLDELGYFEQVPVRVAQGMMPTSLAVTLLGLLVATLGVRCWQKEPRHLLAGVAGLVLLLSGLLSLVPASWYTHELWALPAAPGSTLVVGYSLVLSYLGSCLEILGGLALALSFHHCCKERRVPRLPPSPVLEAGSCSTVGSYCNPWDVLEDERDRRHGRSTLPCDSDL; encoded by the coding sequence ATGCGGACACCGACTGCGATGATcgtggggctggtgctgtgccCTTGCGGGCTCCTGCTGACGCTCACGGGAACGCTGGCACCCAACTGGAGGCAGGTGAGCCTCGTACCCGACCAGCCCATTGACCTCATCTTGGAGCAGGGCATCTGGGACATGTGCAGAGAGCGTCAGAGCAGCCATGACCGCCTCTGCGGGCAGTTGGATGAGCTGGGCTACTTTGAGCAGGTGCCTGTGCGGGTGGCCCAAGGGATGATGCCCACTTCACTGGCGGTCACCCTCCTGGGCTTGCTGGTGGCCACCTTGGGGGTTCGCTGCTGGCAGAAGGAGCCACGGCACCTGCTGGCTGGTGTGGCAGGGCTTGTGCTGCTCCTCTCAGGGCTGCTGAGCCTCGTGCCTGCCTCCTGGTACACCCATGAGCTGTGGGCACTGCCCGCAGCGCCTGGCAGCACGCTGGTTGTAGGCTACAGCTTGGTGCTGAGCTACTTGGGAAGCTGCCTGGAGATCTTGGGGGGGCTGGCCCTCGCCCTCAGCTTCCACCACTGCTGCAAGGAGCGCAGGGTCCCCAGactgccccccagccctgtgctggagGCTGGGTCATGCTCCACCGTTGGGTCTTACTGCAATCCCTGGGACGTGCTGGAGGACGAGCGAGACAGACGACACGGGAGGAGCACCCTGCCTTGTGACTCTGACTTGTAA